The following is a genomic window from Gadus morhua chromosome 23, gadMor3.0, whole genome shotgun sequence.
ATGTAcgcattgtatgttgtacatcctggaatTTAAAAtggtacttagcatcgtgtaggaTCTTATCCTagttatctttgttgtatacaagGAATAGCAATTATAAGTGCTAGGCACTTGTTTTATGTGCTtaacagtgatatattgttgtcgctttggataaaagtgttgcttgattccctaaatgtaaatgtaaatgcattgATATCTGCCACTCAGTTGTGAGGTTATCAAAATATTAACAGCATCCTTTTTGGGGAATGCTATGAGGCCTACATGCTTTAATCATTCTTGCTATCATGATGAAACCAACCTAAACTTTATTTTGAAATTATTGTTAACTGGCAATTCAAGTTTTCACCTACTCTTGATAATTATGCAGCCTAGGTCTCAATGGGCCCCAGAGGTGGAGGGTCAAGCATTACTGGGCCCTGACTAAAAAGAAGGCTGCAATGTTGCGAGAATACGCAAAATGAACTACCTGATGTTTCCAAACATTGTCTTTTGGATCTTCTCTGGATTCCCCCCAGACGAAACCGCTCTCAAGAGATTGGTGTAAGGCCTATAGACACATGGAAAAACACAGCAATTTGTTTGCAATTTTGTCATTGTGATCTACTTCAAACTCTCTGACGCGAGTTGAAAGTATTTGCCAAATCATTGAACAACTATTTAATTACTCTTGGGGAAAGCCCTCAATGAcgtaataacacacacacacaaactatttgaATGACTCACCTGATTAAGACGTCGTATCTCCTCGTGCTGGTGCTGCCCCCTTCTGGTCAAGTGTGCGTTCTGCACCCTGAGCTGCTCTGCGTCGGTGTGACTCTGCAACACATTTCCCGTGAGAATACAAATCAGTAATCAAACATTATCAAACATTAGTGAGCAGACATCTGTTTTTAAAGGAACTGTGGTTACGGGATCAGTTGTTCTGGGAATTCCTGTTTTTTAGAGTTAATGTACCATTATTTTCTCTTCACTTGTCTCTTCTTTTACGTCCTTCTCTTGTACACTTTGTTCCACTCCGTTTTGGCACATTTCTTCATTTAGTGGATGGGTTGGCTGGCTGGTTTTGGCCGAAGGTTGTTGCTCCCTGACCTGAAGATTATGCATAGAATACAAAACacattaaatacacacattaCAATTTTCTTGAGTTTACAATAGGGCTCCGAAGTTGATCTTAAcctcaaaaataaaatgaactCAAACCACAAACTTGCATTCCTTTACCTTTGCTTTGTAATACTGTGTCATGACTTTGTACTGATCCGCCCATTTATTATTGATGGAGATAAGctgtgaagaaaaacaaaacaaaaaccctGTATTGAATCTCAATGGGTATAGTTCTCAGGGTTTCTAGATAACTATTGTTGTGTTTTACCCTTAACGTACCTCTTCTCTCTGCTTCCACAACATGTCCAACTGGGCCTGGACTGAGCTCATATCAGCGGAGGACATGTTGGTCTGAAGAGAGATTGGGAGggacaagggagagagaaggaggagagaaagagagggggacagagagaaggaagagagacaaaaagagagatagagggaaggagggagagagagagaaagaaggagagggagagagagtggtggttgagtgaaagagggaaagaattggggaggggggaagagatacaaatgagtgtgagagagagagagcgagaaaaaggagagagaaacagggagagaaagagagcaagaccacggagggagatgaggaggggggaagagagagaccacagagggagaaagagagagagagagagatggttagttacagtagtgagtgtgtttgatgcTATCTCCACCACTCACTTCCCTTTGCACACTCTGGAAGTTCTCATGTCAAGTGTTTCCAGTAACCCAACAACATCATTTCCTGTGGCTAGGGGacaactatgtgtgtgtttgtgtgtgtgtgtgtgtgtgtgtgtgtgtgtgtgtgtgtgtgtgtgtgtgtgtgtgtgtgtgtgtgtgtgtgtgtgtgtgtgtgtgtgtgtgtgtgtgtgtgactgattgTGAAACTTAGGTAAACCGACATGTTGAGCATTGAGTTTTGTAATCTCTTAATTACTTGTCTGGCTGGTGCTGGTGTGATGTTTTCCACACCCCCTCTGTGAACTCCATGCAACTCCTCTCCGTTCAGCCTGTGAACGGCAAAAAGATATtaacacagatatatatatatgtgtatatatatatatatatatattcatatgtaTACATCAAGCTATTCCAAATATATCATATTCACATATGTGCAGCATTCATTTCTGCCTGAGCCTAAACAGTAGCTCTGTTGACCATTCGGCCATGTGGAATAGTAGGagacagtagtagtagtagtagtagtagtagtagtagtagtagtagtagtagtagtagtagtagtattagtagtagtagttgttgtAGAACTAGTAGTACAGGTAGTAGTAGAATAAGTAGTATTCAAATAACCTTTTCAATACCATCAGATAATAACAGATCAATGAGATTATATGTGATCTGAATCAATGATGTAATATAATGGAATTTAGTATAATAGATATGTAGCTCTGAGGGTAATAGGACACACCAGAATTGAACATAAAATAGTATAATGGATTAGAATATGATAATAAAGAATGACATTTTAATAAAACAGAACGGACTACAATACAATGGAATACAATACAACGGAAtataataggcctatattataGAATATAATAGAATGGAGAATGAAGTTAAGTAGAACACAACATAATTTAACAGACTATACAATACAATTGAAAATATAACCCAATAGAAAAGAATAGAGAGCATTAATCAGTGATCATCCTCCATAAGCCAAGCCATGCGTTAACATTGTGTTCTACTGATACTATAATAGGCTACTAAATATGCAATCGATACAAGAATTGACCCACCTTGCTGAGATCGGCAGTGATGGATATAAATggttcacttgctctgcgttcGTGGTGTCGGGGATCAGTTGCTTGTCCATCGGTTCGCTGTCAAATCTGAGGAATCGACGTGCGTGTGTAAGAACCAACGAATCACACGCCTATTGTATGGCCTAGTACCCGAACCAAATAACCAGTTATTCTGCGCCAAACTTCATAAAGACAAACAATGACCTGAATATTCCACAATTGTAAAGTCAAGTAAGTTACAAAACCGTTGTTAATTGCCATTTACTTACTGCACGTGTCCGTTTCCTTCTCCCGCCCCCTCTAAAACTTGAATGAAACCTCCAGTGCGTGAATGAAACCTCCAGTGTGTGAATGAATCCTAGGTGCGTTAGGATCATTGTAGGGTTGGCCTATAAATAGGATCAGTTGTGACGTCGGGGCCAGCGGCCACGCCCCCCTTGTAGCCCCGGTGTCGCCGAGCACGCGACTTGTACCTATTTGAACCTTGGATTGGGATCCCTCAAGTAGACTAGATCCGCTCCCATTTCCAAAGCCTGGCTGGTAGACCCATTTCATTATCCCAACGATGTAAAATATACATCCGGTAATTTACTGGCAGCTACAGTCTATCAGCCATAAAAAAAACTACAGAACGGTGTAACGGCGGATTGTGTCATGTGTATGAGGTAGTCACACCGTGGGGTTTTCGAAGGGCTACACTACAGGCACGTTTCTCTACAGAGAGAAACCTTGATTTGAACCCTGGCTGATTGGAAATGTCCGCGCTGAAAGATTTTTTATGATAACTATAAAGGGACGTTGTTGCGCTTTCTGTTCTCACACGGCTGAAACTTTGACTCAGCAGACCACGGATGCGGAAATCCGCAGAACTGTGGACTTTTGTTTCAAATGTAATAATACTGGAAAGCAACTCGAAGCAGCGACTTcccataagtgtgtgtgtgtgtgtgtgtgtgtgtgtgtgtgcgcgcgtgcgtgtgtgtattcccTTATGGTCATACTGACGCTGAGATATACATAGCAGGCAATAATATGACCGCAAAGTATGTATCTAACAGTTTCcagtaaatgtaaaatattgacgagagtttttcttttgttttaattcaatcttttattatttgttattgaAACAAGTctttcgatgtttttcatctaAACACGTCTCTATATAGAGACCTATAAGAGGAATATGAAAGACCAAAGCATATTGAACGTTATAGGCACTATACGTTCTCGCTCGTTTTTGGGAGATAACAGATAAGAATGAATGGAGAACCACGGCACCGTGTTTTCTATCAtgacacagaaaaacaagaaataaaGCCATAATGATGAGAAAAATAGTGCAGTAATTCCCGTAGCATGACTCTCTTCCCCACCCGTCTAGGGTATGGGTCACACTTTATGAACGTGTCCGCTTTGATACCTCTGCATATCTGTCGTAAATCACGAACATGTCCATTTGCTGACCCACACAATCAGCAAATGGTACACGAAAATTTGGCAAACCTTACTTAAAATATTTGAAACTAGCTAAGTGTAATAAAAATTCATAATTATTACAAAAAATAGAAGTAAAATAGTAGTAgtgtaaaatagaaaaacataAAGGCTCTAGTCCCTTTTACTGGCTTTTTTTACTGGCTCAAGTTATTCAAGTTGTTAGCATTATTTATGCTGTCATTACacaatacatatatttattcacAAGCAATTACTCGATACCCGTTAGATAGCCTAGATTTTAAAGCTCTATAAAAAGGTTACCATATCAAATCCGACATGATTTAGAAGAAACCAAAATATCTGAATTTGTGTGAACCAAAAAAACTATATCAAACATTAGCTTGCATTCAGTTTGTTTCGCTCCATTTTGAAACAAATAATTGTGGCTAGATATTTTTTCGTTTCGCTGTTATTTAAGTTCATATGGTACGAGTCTTGACCGTCTCAACCGCTTGTAGCCTAAAACGTTATTTCGGGCTGCTTTTGCTAGCTTACTACGTCTATTGGAACAGCAGGTACATGGTGGTCGAGGGCAACATCTGGAGATTTAGGCAGGAATCGCTCTAGAAGGACTATTGGAACACAGCCTTATAGGACTAGCAGATGAACGGTTCACCAGCAGGGGACACAGGTTTGGTCATGGTCCTTCTTGCAGGTGAGGAGCTCAGACCTGCAAGACACGGAAAATCATCTGTTTACTAATCAGCCATTTAGCAGAGAcactttatccaaagtgacctaCAGTGAATGGAGATAAACATGCCATTAAAGAGCAGATTTGGGGAGATTGGGATTTGAACGCagaacctagaacacacacacgcacacacacacgcacacgcacacgcacacacgcacacacacacacacacacacacacatatcccagAGAGAGCATCGTAGTAAAGCACCATCATCTGGTCAAAGCAAAATCACAGAACTTCTCTATGCTGATGATCAGGTTATATTTGCCAACACAGCAGAGCATACTCTCCATTTACGACAACACCTTTAAATGGTACGGAATGCAAATATCATATGATAAGACTGAAACAATGGTATTTATGAAGGATTTATGGACCAAGAACGTCCAGAGCTTTTAGGTACCTGAGATACACTATCACAAACTCTGAGAACATCTGATCTTCCCTCAACACAAGAATTGGTGCCGCAATCCAGAAATGGAATGAGCTGTAACATGTGCTAATGGACTAGAGTGAAGTTTCTAACTACGTGTGTCCGATCTCTTATCCTTTACAGTGTTCAAGCCTAGGAACTAGCAGAGTATGAACTCAACAAGGTTGAGGTCCTATGGCACGGTTTTCTGAGAAAGTTGGTACAGGTGGTTTTGAATGGAAGAATGCTCCAAGTCGGAGTGACAGAAGAAAGAATGTTGAGGTAAATAAATAACTTGATTCAGGACTTTTGCTACCTCTGAAGTATGTAGGTCATGTATGTAGGATATATTCGACCTTAGGCCGCCAAGAAAGATTTGGACTCGGATAGAGAGGTTCAGCAGGCCAGGAAAATGATGATGAAGAGAACACAGTTCCTGTGACTGCTGGACCACAGGTTAAAGCCGGAGCGCCCCAAGGCCACTACTGTGCATGGCGGGAAAatatgacgatgatgatgatacacacacacacacacacacttactctggCACCTCCTTGCAAATGTACTTGATGCCAGGTTTTAGTTCCTTCTGTAAGTTCTTTAAAGATTCATCCTCACAGTTTGCCCTTTGAAAGAAAGAGTAAAATAGTATTTTTAGTCAAGTAGTTGTATATTTAGGAAGGATTATTAGAGATATCagtaaaaatccttacaaaacgTTGTCCTTGGTTACCAGGACAGCAGTGAGACTCTTCATTCGGTCGGATGTGAACTTCTTGACTTCGATGCTGCCAAAAATACTTCAAAAGTGCAAACACAAAAAGTGACGTTTCCTCATTGAAAATAATAGATACCAGTCTTAAAACAATTTAACATTGTGTCAGAAACTGCTGCGTTTTATTAGTTTGATACATTTTGTTTGAGTAGACTCTACTAGTGCTCTGCTGCCAATCAAATCATGAATGAGCATATTGCGTCGCTCCTACTTTTTGTCCCGCCCTATATGCATATTATATTGAAATATTCAACATGTCTCTGagatgacatagaaaagaatgCCAGGAACTTTTATTAAAAACCCCCTGTTTGGAAGCCCTGCCTGGTTTCCCTTGAGCTAGGCTCTGAACATGGTCATTAATGAATCATAGCTTCAAGCTATGCAGTTAATCATCCCAAACAGCGTTTCTTGATTGTCTATAGATATGCCCAGGTTATTTTACTCTACGAGCTAGTTGAAGTGTTAGACGTCGTTACGTTAACGCGGTAACTCACCTGGTAGGGCTGAAGGGGGTATCTCTGGAGCCGTTGAGCAGGACGACAGCATCTCCGCAGGCAACCGCTGCAAACTGAACCACACGACATGTCACATGCATTGTTATGACCAGGGGCGGCCAGGATGGTGGTTATCAGTTATTGAGTTCTGGGTTTGATGCTCAATGTCTGCAGCCTGTCTGTAGGCAAggtacccttaccccttcctgCTTCTTAATGTTATGCAACTTAAAAGTATCTTTGAATAAAATAATCTGCTTTAGTGGTAGAATTCTTGTGTGCTCATTGTGTCGATCGGTCAGGCTAAGCGCTATGCTAAGCTTACACCAACTTTTTCCTAAGTTACTGTTGTGGAAAGAACATCACTTAAACTTAAGATCAGGAAACCGTCTAATAAATTTGAAGTCCTTTATTTATAACTTTAAGAAGGAAATACAAAAGCAGAGCTGGTCTGCAGAACACCTGCTTCTGCACAGTTTTATTGTTTCACTCTGTGATACATCCCATCAGCTCCAAGCACATACTGGTGGCACAGAACATCGTTTTATCTTTTAAGGGAGCAAGTGTCTCTTCAGGAGACTCACCAACCAaagtaaatattctagaacggTCTAGAAGAACGTATTAATAAGTGCCATTCCTGGGTCACTACTACTAAGTGAGTCTGCCTCCTGCGCTGCTGAACAGAGGATGACGGATTCCTTTCTGGCATGTTGCTTACTCATCGGAAATTCCCTAGATTGATGATATGAGTAAGAGTAAGACACGAAGGCTCAGAGGCAGGAATCAAAGCTCTAGATGGGCAGGGTCGGTTAGGTTAGGGTGTTGTAGGGTGACTCCCAGCTGATCCGTCTCAGCTGATACCTGATTATGGACATCTCAGTCAAAGATATCTACAGGTAGACAATGGAGATAGGAGGGTTCGTCTGGAAGTCAAACACCACAGCGCAACATTACATAGTAATAAGACAGAACAGTAGAACAACAGACCACATCCCTCAACACCGCACAAACATTTCCAGGGCTATAGATGTGCTAGGGAAGCGCATTcttgctctcctctgcctctccgCTTCACAACAATAGCAGCTAGCAGCTCTAGCGAGTGGGACGCCACGCACTAAGGAGAGCGCTAAGCCATGCGCTGGACTATGCACCTCCACTCAGAACAACGAACAAAGAGCTATTGACAGGGAGTCAGGCGGAGAtagcctctccttctcctctcttcctctccttatTGTTCTTCCATAAAGTAAGTCCCCGACCAAACTCAAACTGATTTTTCTCCACAGTCTTCCTACTTAAGTACTGATTTATTAGAATTTCAATTATACCGCAGTGCATTTATAATaaatgcacatatatatatatattaagggTGGAACGTTTCACAAAATTCTCGATTTGATTCATATCACAGTTATGGGGTCATGGTTTTCGGTTAGGTACGGTACGTTTTCGGATCAAGCAGGGGATGACACAAGTGGctataaaaacatgttttatctATATATGTGCCCtataataatgtatattatataggATTCTCCCTCAACAATGTGATAGAGGGGCTGCCCCACTGTGTCACATTTGAATGGGCTGTAGCAACTTCTGAAATGGTCAAACCGGTTACAACCCTTGCTTTACTGGAATAACGCTTCAAAACTGCAATATCACGTAAGTGATGTGTAGAGGAAGTCAGCGGCCTTTGGATCCACTCTTGGTCTGAGTCTGACTCGGTAAAAGCTGAGCTTCAATGTAAAGCGGGTGGGAACTGCGCTGCCCTCAACCACAGAGCACTGCAGAGGATTGAGCAGTCAGTCCAGTGCATAGGTGGATGCGCCCAAAAACCCCAACATATAACAGTTTCAGCTGGTTCCATCTTGCAAGGGGTACCGCAGCCTCAAGGCCTGGACCAGCAGGCTACTAGACACGTCTTTCCACCAAGCAACCAGGCTCATACCTCTTCTTATTCTAGTGTTCAGGAATTAGTATTATTTTGTATTAGTAATCTTTATAGCTCAGCCCCTGATTGCACAAAAGTTATTGTCCTATAAGGGGCGCTATGCTCAGCTGTCAAAGTTCAACAATCAGCCCCGCCAACCCGATGGATGTACATTTCTGAAACTTGGTGCACATGTCTTGTTCTACACGCTGAATAGTTATGCTTCTTGTGCCCATAATGTCTCTCCTGATAGATTTCTCTGTACAGTGAAGATTTTAGGAAAACTTCAAAGAAATTCTTCTTCACAACCTGAGAAGTCATGCTCATAAAGGACACCCACTTTAACATGTGTATACAGTTCTGTGTATAGCTTATTCcatgatgtgtgtgtccgtgtgtgtgtgtgtgtgtatgtgtgtgtgtgtgtgtgtatgtgagtgtttgtgtgtgtgtgtgtgtgtgtgtgtgtgtgtgtgtgtgtgtgtgtgtgtgtgtgtgtgtgtgtgtgtgtgtgtgtgtgtgtttgtgtgtgtgtgtgtgtgtgtgtgcgtgcgcatctGCTAGAACTAAATAATTTGTACTGCCTTACACTTGTGATATGCAACAATAAATAATCTTGAAAATCGCTTGAATCTTGATATTGTCTTTGAACGTTGAAAGCTGCTATTGAATGGGGCTACGCAGGGTATAGCTATGCTATATTTATCTTATCCATTCCAATGTAGGCCTAAACATTGTGAGTCTCATGATGACGTACCTCAGCAGACGCTCTGCTCCAGAAGGATCTGACCGGGTTGTTCACACATTCAGTCCAGCCGGGACAACCAGAGGTGAACGTTTCTGAcacaagagaggcagagagacagaccagagcatGAGAATCAGATGTTTCCATATCATTAAACAGGATATTAGGGGGCGGGACTAAACATAGGCgggctgtgtatatatatacagtatatatatatatatatatatacactgtagtATTGTATATATAGTAGTGGTGTCTTACCGTTGCTCCCCTCCTTCCCACACCAGGTCATTCCGTCCAGTACAGATCCCAGCATGGAGTCCTCCATCGTCTGGTAGCAGCCCTCTGACACCTGGTGGGCCACCTCCTTGGTCCCGCTCCAAAACAACATCTGGGACAAACACACCACATCCtcttaaaacacacaaaaaaataatataacgcgttattaacggcattaacgcaaaccatttttaacagcgttaaattttttatcgcgcgactAACGcaaatttataaaaaaataaataatgtatatatatatattttctttggctcaaaacaaagaaacagtagcctgactgctatgttcaaggcagtatgtttgtatgttcatcgtttaattgcactataggctttttttttgtatcgtcctgttttgatcagtatatgccaatgttgttatcaataaaaaaacatttgcacaagacaagccgatgcacttcaccattaTAGTATGGCTGAGCAGTAATAATTCATTCATACACTATTGAAACCCTAAAATTAGTAAAACAATGCTTAGAAATGTGACAATTTAAAGGCTTACGTTTCTTATCCATCACTCCTTTGTACAGAGTGACACCATGTCACTCAAGCAGAACACAAAATGTCACCTTTTAAAAAAGACTGTCTAGGGTACACAGTAGTTTGCATTAAAGTTATAATATCAACTAATAAAATACACTAAATTGATTAAAGTACAGCTACTCACTGACTCACTTAACATACATAGCTTACTTATGTCCAGGAATTGGAACAATGAATAGAGGACCCCTGTTTATGAACGACCAGCCCTGTGTCTAGCCTAACCATGAGTTAGAGACAGGTTAAGTAGTGTGCTCAGGATATTTACCCGGTTGCACGCAGGCTGCGGAGGCGCGACGGACAGCAGGTGATCGTAGGCCTCCGGTGGGACCTGACAGGGGTCCCGGCCCACGTACGCTTGCTCAAAGGCACTCCAGACCTCCACACAGTCGGTgcttcaaacacaaacagagaatGGTTGGTGTAAGGCAGACCATGAACATGGTCTGCAGAAAATCTATATTGTATATCGACTTAAAGTTGTAGGGATTGATAAAAGATCACACCTGTTAATTGTATAATTTGATATTCGATATTTTGCAATATcaaaaaatagtaaaatatgCAGATACAAACCAGGCAGGAGATTCTCGGCCTATTATTTGTCTAAATGTTTTATTGGAATAGAGAAAGAGCTTAGATCACTTAAAAATAAGTCAAGGATAAAATAAATCCTAAAAAGTAGGACCACAGAATAGAAGGCAGACAGGAACCACTGCCCATAGAATATTGGATCT
Proteins encoded in this region:
- the LOC115537075 gene encoding TNFAIP3-interacting protein 3 isoform X2, with product MDKQLIPDTTNAEQVNHLYPSLPISARLNGEELHGVHRGGVENITPAPARQTNMSSADMSSVQAQLDMLWKQREELISINNKWADQYKVMTQYYKAKVREQQPSAKTSQPTHPLNEEMCQNGVEQSVQEKDVKEETSEEKIMSHTDAEQLRVQNAHLTRRGQHQHEEIRRLNQALHQSLESGFVWGESREDPKDNVWKHQAEVYKEDFLKERKDRERLKGKLMEMEKKYRKTHSELHTLKSKRRCQDQNSQDQEQIYTCHGEHQ
- the LOC115537075 gene encoding TNFAIP3-interacting protein 3 isoform X1; this translates as MDKQLIPDTTNAEQVNHLYPSLPISARLNGEELHGVHRGGVENITPAPARQTNMSSADMSSVQAQLDMLWKQREELISINNKWADQYKVMTQYYKAKVREQQPSAKTSQPTHPLNEEMCQNGVEQSVQEKDVKEETSEEKIMSHTDAEQLRVQNAHLTRRGQHQHEEIRRLNQALHQSLESGFVWGESREDPKDNVWKHQAEVYKEDFLKERKDRERLKGKLMEMEKKYRKTHSELHTLKSKITWAPVLAPPVAMCDCPNRAPPGNNYNTYPHTEPQQIHNHTPRSTS
- the LOC115537075 gene encoding TNFAIP3-interacting protein 3 isoform X3, which gives rise to MDKQLIPDTTNAEQVNHLYPSLPISARLNGEELHGVHRGGVENITPAPARQTNMSSADMSSVQAQLDMLWKQREELISINNKWADQYKVMTQYYKAKVREQQPSAKTSQPTHPLNEEMCQNGVEQSVQEKDVKEETSEEKIMSHTDAEQLRVQNAHLTRRGQHQHEEIRRLNQALHQSLESGFVWGESREDPKDNVWKHQAEVYKEDFLKERKDRERLKGKLMEMEKKYRKTHSELHTLKSKVHLRPY
- the LOC115537076 gene encoding ADP-ribosyl cyclase/cyclic ADP-ribose hydrolase 1 — protein: MESDPIRGGHRRRKRRVRVVGGCAMAVLLVVVVVVVVVTAVVLSNRTDTFKATFIQECERRTPENTSTDCVEVWSAFEQAYVGRDPCQVPPEAYDHLLSVAPPQPACNRMLFWSGTKEVAHQVSEGCYQTMEDSMLGSVLDGMTWCGKEGSNETFTSGCPGWTECVNNPVRSFWSRASAEFAAVACGDAVVLLNGSRDTPFSPTSIFGSIEVKKFTSDRMKSLTAVLVTKDNVLANCEDESLKNLQKELKPGIKYICKEVPESELLTCKKDHDQTCVPCW